One genomic region from Stackebrandtia nassauensis DSM 44728 encodes:
- a CDS encoding BTAD domain-containing putative transcriptional regulator, whose product MNDVDGIRVAVLGPVRVCVGGVPVEVSAGRVRLLLARLALARGRVVTAEVLIEELWGGERLSDAVNTLQALVSRLRKVVGASAVELVGGGYRLAAAVDAERFEELAARGRRELGAGEVAAALVSVDAALGLWRGPALGDLADVGFVRAAAGRLAEARLRAVEDRFEAALRLGRHGDVLGELAGAVAEHPVRERLAALRIRALYEVGQQSEALAAYERVRAELGERFGVDPGAELRRVHVAMLRGELEPLLERPKPVPGRLPAQLTSFGGRDAELATLAGALAEARLVTVVGPGGVGKTRLAVEAAGRLDAHERGRVWFVPLAGAAGDVGGAVLGVLGAERVRPGGGKGLDQLVELIGPEAAVLVLDNCEHVVADAADFAGALLERLPLLTILATSREPLAITGEALCRLEPLGLPSGVAMAAESAAVRLFVERARAVRPGFALDETTAGPVVDICRRLDGLPLALELAAARLRAMPLTEIVSRLDDRFRLLASGSRTALPRHRTLAGVVEWSWELLTGPEQLLAARLSIFPGGATVAALEEVASDETVPVGEVVYVLGSLVEKSLVHWDGQRYRMLETIRSFAGERLDDAEGFGARFTRYFAAVAEEQEPRLRLAEQLDALRWFDTEYDNLVAALRAAIDGRVADVAARLVGAVQWYWHTMRFDARSDGFVAEVLDFGEALPDHSRAALALSWMLTDDTSAADPERLRSAIEDCVSTGALERYPTLLFLTAPMAYFMGQVELAERLLRGAEERSQPWSAGIAAWARSVFRADQGDWAGAAALRLRALRQYETAGDRVGLAFILGRVAQDHALRGEHDEAIAALQRCVVLAAEISSAEEISYRSRLGAQRSRAGDADGARRELDVALRQAIERGQPQLRIEPLVGLADLHRRAGEADRADALLAELETLVRGLAGAEQTAAAVIAPVRMALRLDTGDAKAAETLPVVAATGTLARDLAAPAAELLARLRFRDGDPEGAAVALGMSQVIRGVLDRGDPELRALTDALVARLGADGYAAAFQRGAELPRDEALRRVGTF is encoded by the coding sequence GTGAATGATGTCGACGGGATTCGGGTGGCGGTGCTGGGGCCCGTGCGGGTCTGCGTCGGCGGGGTGCCGGTCGAGGTCTCGGCCGGGCGGGTGCGGTTGCTGCTGGCGCGGTTGGCACTGGCCCGGGGGCGGGTGGTGACCGCTGAGGTGCTGATCGAGGAGCTGTGGGGCGGGGAGCGGCTCTCAGACGCTGTGAATACCTTGCAGGCGTTGGTTTCGCGGTTGCGCAAGGTGGTGGGGGCCTCGGCGGTGGAGCTGGTGGGTGGCGGGTATCGGTTGGCGGCGGCGGTGGACGCGGAGCGGTTCGAGGAGTTGGCCGCGCGGGGGCGGCGGGAGTTGGGGGCAGGGGAGGTCGCGGCGGCTTTGGTGAGTGTGGACGCGGCCTTGGGGTTGTGGCGTGGCCCGGCGTTGGGGGATTTGGCGGATGTGGGGTTCGTGCGGGCGGCGGCGGGGCGGTTGGCGGAGGCGCGGCTGCGGGCCGTGGAGGATCGGTTCGAGGCCGCGTTGCGGTTGGGGCGGCACGGGGACGTGTTGGGAGAGCTGGCGGGCGCGGTAGCGGAGCACCCGGTGCGGGAGCGGTTGGCGGCGTTGCGGATCCGGGCGCTGTACGAGGTGGGGCAGCAGTCGGAGGCCTTGGCCGCGTACGAGCGGGTGCGGGCGGAGTTGGGGGAGCGGTTCGGGGTGGATCCCGGGGCCGAGTTGCGGCGGGTGCACGTGGCGATGTTGCGCGGCGAGCTGGAACCGTTGCTGGAGCGGCCGAAGCCGGTGCCGGGGCGGTTGCCCGCGCAGCTGACGAGTTTCGGGGGCCGGGACGCGGAGTTGGCGACGTTGGCGGGGGCGCTGGCCGAGGCTCGGCTGGTGACGGTGGTGGGGCCCGGCGGTGTGGGCAAGACGCGGTTGGCGGTCGAGGCGGCGGGACGGCTCGACGCGCACGAGCGGGGGCGGGTGTGGTTCGTGCCGTTGGCCGGGGCGGCGGGGGACGTCGGTGGCGCGGTGCTGGGGGTGCTGGGTGCCGAGCGGGTGCGGCCGGGCGGGGGCAAGGGGCTGGATCAGCTCGTGGAGTTGATTGGTCCCGAGGCGGCGGTGCTGGTGCTGGACAACTGCGAGCATGTGGTGGCCGATGCCGCCGACTTCGCCGGGGCGCTGCTGGAACGGTTGCCGCTGTTGACGATCCTGGCCACCAGCCGGGAGCCGCTGGCGATCACGGGGGAAGCGTTGTGCCGCTTGGAGCCGCTGGGCTTGCCCAGCGGGGTCGCGATGGCGGCGGAGTCGGCGGCGGTGCGGTTGTTCGTGGAACGGGCGCGGGCGGTGCGGCCGGGGTTCGCGTTGGACGAGACGACGGCGGGACCGGTCGTCGACATCTGCCGCAGGCTGGACGGACTGCCGTTGGCGCTGGAGCTGGCGGCGGCTCGGTTGCGGGCGATGCCCCTCACCGAGATCGTGAGTCGGCTGGACGACCGGTTCCGGCTGCTCGCGTCGGGAAGCCGGACAGCGTTGCCACGGCATCGGACGCTGGCCGGGGTGGTGGAGTGGAGCTGGGAGTTGCTGACCGGGCCGGAGCAGCTGCTGGCCGCGCGGTTGTCGATCTTTCCGGGCGGCGCGACGGTCGCCGCGCTCGAGGAGGTGGCCTCCGACGAGACGGTGCCGGTCGGGGAGGTCGTCTATGTTCTCGGGTCGCTGGTGGAGAAGTCGCTGGTGCACTGGGACGGGCAGCGGTACCGGATGCTGGAGACGATTCGCTCGTTCGCGGGCGAGCGGCTGGATGACGCCGAGGGCTTCGGTGCCCGGTTCACGCGGTACTTCGCGGCGGTGGCCGAGGAGCAGGAGCCCCGGTTGCGGTTGGCCGAACAGCTCGACGCGTTGCGCTGGTTCGACACCGAGTACGACAACCTGGTGGCGGCGCTGCGAGCGGCCATCGACGGACGTGTCGCGGACGTGGCGGCGCGGCTGGTCGGGGCGGTGCAGTGGTACTGGCACACCATGCGTTTCGACGCCAGGTCGGACGGGTTCGTCGCCGAGGTGCTCGACTTCGGGGAGGCGCTTCCCGATCACAGCCGGGCGGCGCTGGCCCTGTCATGGATGCTCACCGACGACACGTCGGCCGCCGATCCCGAGCGGCTGCGATCGGCTATTGAGGACTGTGTGAGTACCGGTGCGCTGGAACGGTATCCGACGTTGCTGTTCCTGACGGCACCGATGGCCTACTTCATGGGGCAGGTCGAGCTGGCCGAGCGGCTGCTGCGCGGCGCCGAGGAACGTTCGCAGCCGTGGTCGGCGGGCATCGCGGCCTGGGCGCGGTCGGTGTTCCGCGCCGACCAGGGCGACTGGGCGGGCGCGGCGGCACTGCGGCTGCGGGCGTTGCGCCAGTACGAGACTGCGGGCGACCGGGTCGGGCTGGCGTTCATCCTCGGCAGGGTCGCGCAGGACCACGCACTGCGGGGCGAGCACGACGAGGCGATCGCGGCTCTTCAGCGGTGTGTGGTGCTGGCGGCCGAGATCAGTTCGGCGGAGGAGATCTCGTACCGGTCCCGGCTGGGCGCGCAGCGGTCGCGGGCCGGGGACGCCGACGGGGCCCGGCGGGAGCTGGACGTCGCGCTGCGGCAGGCGATCGAGCGCGGGCAGCCGCAGCTGCGGATCGAGCCGCTGGTGGGCCTGGCCGACCTGCACCGCCGCGCGGGGGAGGCGGATCGCGCCGATGCGCTGCTCGCCGAGCTGGAGACGCTGGTGCGGGGCCTGGCCGGGGCCGAGCAGACCGCCGCAGCCGTCATCGCGCCGGTCCGGATGGCACTCCGGCTCGACACCGGTGACGCGAAGGCGGCGGAGACACTGCCCGTGGTGGCCGCGACCGGAACCCTCGCCCGGGACCTGGCGGCCCCAGCCGCCGAACTGTTGGCCCGGCTGCGTTTCCGGGACGGCGACCCGGAGGGGGCCGCGGTCGCACTGGGGATGAGCCAGGTCATCCGCGGCGTCCTGGATCGCGGCGACCCGGAGTTGCGGGCACTGACGGACGCACTCGTCGCACGGCTCGGCGCCGACGGCTACGCGGCGGCGTTCCAACGGGGCGCGGAGCTGCCACGGGACGAGGCGCTGCGCCGCGTCGGCACGTTCTGA
- a CDS encoding serine hydrolase domain-containing protein, which translates to MADDRYDRIQAALDRVVADGSAPSAVAHLKDGDGTWFGSAGVADLETGRRRDPKDRFQVGSIGKAFTATALLTLEAEGVLNLDDTVDTWLPGVIRGNGNDGTRMTLRQLLSNTSGLGTTGLSPEIVRRYHTRSGFAENRYHVWTVDELIRVQLDIPAVFAPGEGFSYANGGFQIAGAVIEKATGRSYQQEIDRTVIQPLGLPDTYTQDLSESRFRGQHCKAYSKGLFIRDDVDPDILTAENYQSLLEEPAGDPLDITERTYFEGAAGCVVSTTGDLLTVAEALITGSLLPTDQHRAMWTTVATANWLPNARYGLGVSQWRLADGRQLHVMSGMTGGTACLALGTPDGETVLATHVNGDWNWYLAFYQIAEAVFGSPFDVSE; encoded by the coding sequence ATGGCGGACGACAGATACGACAGGATCCAGGCGGCACTGGACCGGGTGGTGGCCGACGGCAGCGCCCCCAGCGCCGTCGCCCACCTCAAGGACGGCGACGGCACCTGGTTCGGTTCGGCCGGGGTCGCCGACCTGGAGACAGGACGCCGCCGCGACCCGAAGGACCGGTTCCAGGTCGGCAGCATCGGCAAGGCGTTCACGGCCACCGCGCTGCTGACGCTGGAAGCAGAGGGAGTGCTGAACCTCGACGACACTGTGGACACCTGGTTGCCGGGAGTGATCCGAGGCAACGGCAACGACGGCACCAGGATGACCCTCCGGCAGCTGCTGTCCAACACCAGCGGCCTGGGTACGACCGGCCTGAGCCCCGAGATCGTGCGCCGCTACCACACCCGGTCCGGGTTCGCCGAGAACCGTTACCACGTCTGGACAGTGGACGAACTGATCCGGGTGCAGCTGGACATTCCGGCGGTGTTCGCGCCCGGCGAGGGCTTCTCGTACGCCAACGGCGGCTTCCAGATCGCCGGGGCGGTCATCGAGAAGGCCACCGGGCGCAGTTACCAGCAGGAGATCGACCGGACCGTCATCCAACCGCTCGGACTGCCCGACACGTACACACAGGACCTTTCCGAGTCGCGGTTCCGGGGCCAGCACTGCAAGGCCTACTCGAAGGGACTGTTCATCAGGGACGACGTCGACCCCGACATTCTCACCGCCGAGAACTACCAGTCGCTTCTGGAGGAACCGGCCGGCGATCCGCTCGACATCACCGAGCGGACCTACTTCGAGGGCGCCGCCGGTTGCGTCGTGTCGACCACCGGCGACCTGCTCACCGTCGCCGAGGCGCTCATCACCGGCTCGCTGCTGCCCACCGACCAGCATCGCGCTATGTGGACGACCGTCGCCACCGCGAACTGGCTCCCCAACGCCCGTTACGGTCTCGGGGTGTCGCAGTGGCGGCTGGCCGACGGCCGACAGCTGCACGTCATGTCCGGGATGACCGGCGGCACCGCCTGCCTGGCGCTGGGCACTCCCGACGGCGAGACCGTCCTGGCCACGCACGTCAACGGCGACTGGAACTGGTACCTGGCCTTCTACCAGATCGCTGAGGCCGTGTTCGGTTCCCCGTTCGACGTTTCCGAGTAG
- a CDS encoding serine hydrolase domain-containing protein, with the protein MSELDTLADRLGARLTELIAECSTPGAVLGVYSKGEFTERGAGVLNTRTGVEVTPDAVFQIGSITKVWTAALVMRLVEAGELDLDAPVRSYLPKFRLAEESAAASITTRQLLSHTAGFEGDIFTDTGPGDDSLAKFVDLLHDAPQVFEPGELFSYNNAGYCVLGLLVETLRGKPYLQCLREDLIQPLELTHAAVDAAEAILHRAAVGHFQPDPDQPPQPAGVWALPRSLAPAGSALTMSARDLLTFARALMSDDGVLGGESIRAMRTEQVRLPVLWGNEDAWGLGLRLTLVDGVTVCGHNGDTIGQHAFLRFVPERDLAVVLLTNGGEVAAMFEELFGETLRELADVEPPALPVPGSGRIDASRYLGSYGNALMTVTVSQDDDEDVWAELVYTGADGIAVPPQRFQLLPYDGDTLVTAQPQRGVHQPRAFVGADEHGRARFLHMGRALARLPETP; encoded by the coding sequence ATGTCTGAACTCGACACACTGGCGGACCGCCTCGGCGCCAGGCTCACCGAACTGATCGCCGAGTGCTCGACACCCGGTGCGGTCCTCGGCGTCTACTCCAAAGGGGAGTTCACCGAACGCGGTGCGGGTGTCCTCAACACCCGCACCGGTGTCGAGGTGACCCCCGATGCGGTGTTCCAGATCGGTTCCATCACCAAGGTCTGGACGGCCGCGCTGGTGATGCGGTTGGTGGAGGCGGGCGAACTCGACCTCGACGCGCCCGTGCGCAGCTATCTGCCGAAGTTCCGGCTGGCCGAGGAATCGGCCGCCGCGAGCATCACCACCCGGCAGCTGCTGAGCCACACCGCCGGATTCGAGGGCGACATCTTCACCGACACCGGCCCCGGCGACGACAGCCTCGCCAAGTTCGTCGACCTGCTCCACGACGCGCCGCAGGTCTTCGAACCGGGCGAACTGTTCTCCTACAACAACGCCGGATACTGCGTGCTCGGCCTGCTCGTGGAAACCCTGCGCGGCAAGCCATACCTCCAGTGCCTGCGCGAGGACCTCATCCAGCCGCTGGAACTCACCCACGCCGCCGTCGACGCGGCCGAGGCCATCCTGCACCGGGCCGCCGTCGGGCACTTCCAGCCGGACCCCGACCAGCCACCGCAGCCCGCCGGGGTGTGGGCCCTGCCCCGCAGTCTCGCGCCCGCGGGCTCGGCGCTGACGATGAGCGCCCGCGACCTGCTGACCTTCGCGCGGGCACTCATGTCGGACGACGGCGTGCTGGGCGGTGAGTCGATCCGGGCCATGCGGACCGAGCAGGTGCGGTTGCCCGTCCTGTGGGGCAACGAGGACGCGTGGGGGCTGGGCCTGCGGCTCACCCTTGTGGACGGTGTCACCGTGTGCGGCCACAACGGCGACACCATCGGCCAGCACGCGTTCCTGCGGTTCGTACCCGAACGGGACCTCGCGGTCGTGTTGCTCACCAACGGTGGCGAGGTCGCGGCGATGTTCGAGGAACTGTTCGGCGAGACGCTGCGCGAACTCGCCGACGTCGAACCGCCCGCGTTGCCGGTCCCGGGCTCGGGACGCATCGACGCCAGTCGCTACCTCGGCAGTTACGGCAACGCGCTGATGACCGTCACCGTCAGCCAGGACGACGACGAGGACGTGTGGGCCGAGCTGGTGTACACGGGTGCCGACGGCATCGCGGTTCCACCGCAACGGTTCCAGCTGCTGCCGTACGACGGCGACACACTCGTCACCGCGCAACCGCAACGGGGCGTCCACCAGCCGCGCGCCTTCGTCGGCGCCGACGAACACGGCCGGGCACGGTTCCTCCATATGGGACGCGCCCTGGCCCGGTTGCCCGAGACGCCGTGA
- the bioB gene encoding biotin synthase BioB: MKATLESLVHKGLEGETPTRDEIGSVLSSPDEALLDVVAAAGQLRRRYFGDRVKLNYLVNLKSGLCPEDCGYCSQRLGSQADVLKYTWLKPGEAASAAQAGVSGGAKRVCLVASGRGPTDRDLERVGDIISAIREQNPQVEVCACLGLLGDGQAERLSELGVDAYNHNLNTSEDQYAGICSTHDYADRVDTVGQAKAAKLSACSGLIAGMGETDDDLMDVLFALRDIGSESVPVNFLIPFDGTPLAGTWELTPRRCLRILAAARFVHPDVEVRLAGGREIHLRGLQPLALHIVNSIFLGDYLTSEGAEGKTDLEMIADAGFRVEGADEPTMPADRVDLVNARKRGPGTDRAPNA, from the coding sequence ATGAAGGCGACACTGGAATCGTTGGTACACAAAGGTTTGGAGGGTGAAACTCCGACGCGCGACGAGATCGGTTCGGTGCTGTCGAGCCCGGACGAGGCCCTGCTGGACGTGGTCGCCGCCGCCGGACAGTTGCGGCGCCGCTACTTCGGCGATCGGGTGAAGCTCAACTATCTCGTGAACCTCAAAAGTGGACTGTGCCCCGAGGACTGTGGCTACTGCTCGCAGCGGCTGGGCTCCCAGGCCGACGTCCTGAAGTACACCTGGCTGAAACCCGGCGAGGCCGCGTCGGCCGCGCAGGCCGGAGTCAGCGGCGGCGCCAAACGGGTGTGCCTGGTGGCCAGCGGCCGCGGCCCCACCGACCGCGACCTGGAACGGGTCGGCGACATCATCTCCGCGATCCGCGAGCAGAACCCGCAGGTGGAGGTGTGCGCGTGCCTGGGGCTGCTGGGCGACGGCCAGGCCGAGCGACTGTCCGAACTGGGCGTCGACGCCTACAACCACAACCTGAACACCAGCGAGGACCAGTACGCGGGGATCTGCTCCACACACGACTACGCCGACCGGGTCGACACCGTCGGCCAGGCCAAGGCGGCGAAACTGTCGGCCTGCTCGGGTCTCATCGCGGGGATGGGCGAGACCGACGACGACCTCATGGACGTGCTGTTCGCGTTGCGCGACATCGGATCCGAATCGGTCCCGGTGAACTTCCTGATCCCGTTCGACGGGACGCCGCTGGCCGGTACCTGGGAACTGACGCCCCGGCGCTGCCTGCGCATCCTCGCCGCCGCCCGGTTCGTCCACCCCGACGTGGAGGTGCGGCTGGCGGGCGGACGCGAGATCCACCTGCGCGGCCTGCAACCGCTGGCCCTGCACATCGTCAACTCGATCTTCCTCGGCGACTACCTGACTTCCGAAGGGGCGGAGGGAAAGACCGACCTGGAGATGATCGCCGACGCGGGTTTCCGGGTCGAGGGCGCCGACGAGCCCACCATGCCCGCCGATCGCGTCGACCTGGTGAACGCCCGCAAGCGCGGCCCCGGAACCGATCGCGCCCCCAACGCCTGA
- the bioA gene encoding adenosylmethionine--8-amino-7-oxononanoate transaminase, translating into MGETESERWRRRDAAAVWHPFTQHSLWLDDEPTVVDRAEGPWLYDVDGNRYLDGVSSLWVTTFGHREPRIDAAIRDQLDRLDHATFLGATHPVGIELAERLLAVAPRGDRELSKVFYAGDGSSAVEVALKMAYQYSTQTNGPRPQFIRLSQAYHGDTLGAVSVGGVELFHDTYRPLLLKTLELGSPGVRRPGQSAAERAAESIEELKRLLAEHGDQVCALIVEPLVQGAAGMLTHHPDFLRAARELTDAHGVLLICDEVATGVGRTGRMWASQHADVVPDLLVTAKGITGGYLPLSAVLTTQAVYDAFLGAPARARTFFHGHTYTGSPLAAAAALANLRLMAETNLVDRAARLGDRLGARLAPLAEHPGVVEIRRLGTMTGVEVRPRGERTGVRVCRFARNRGVWIRPLGDTVILMPPLGLEDTQVDMLVDALAGALDEVYR; encoded by the coding sequence ATGGGAGAAACCGAGTCCGAGCGTTGGCGACGTCGGGACGCCGCGGCGGTATGGCACCCGTTCACGCAGCACAGCCTCTGGCTGGACGACGAACCCACCGTCGTGGACCGCGCCGAGGGTCCCTGGCTGTACGACGTGGACGGCAATCGCTACCTCGACGGGGTGTCCTCGTTGTGGGTCACCACCTTCGGGCACCGGGAACCCCGCATCGACGCCGCGATCCGGGACCAGCTCGACCGGCTCGACCACGCGACCTTCCTGGGTGCCACCCATCCGGTGGGGATCGAACTGGCCGAGCGGCTGCTGGCCGTCGCGCCGCGCGGTGACCGGGAACTGTCCAAGGTGTTCTACGCCGGGGACGGTTCGTCCGCCGTCGAGGTGGCCCTGAAGATGGCCTACCAGTACTCGACCCAGACCAACGGGCCCCGGCCGCAGTTCATCCGGCTGTCGCAGGCATACCACGGCGACACGCTCGGGGCGGTGAGCGTCGGCGGTGTCGAACTGTTCCACGACACCTACCGGCCACTGTTGCTGAAGACCCTGGAACTGGGCTCGCCCGGCGTGCGGCGGCCGGGCCAGTCCGCCGCCGAACGCGCCGCCGAGTCCATCGAGGAACTGAAGCGACTGCTCGCCGAACACGGCGACCAGGTGTGCGCCCTCATCGTCGAGCCGTTGGTGCAGGGCGCCGCCGGAATGCTCACCCACCATCCCGACTTCCTGCGGGCCGCCCGCGAACTGACCGACGCGCACGGCGTCCTTTTGATCTGCGACGAGGTCGCCACCGGGGTGGGCCGGACCGGTCGCATGTGGGCCAGCCAGCACGCCGACGTCGTCCCCGACCTGCTGGTCACCGCCAAGGGGATCACCGGCGGCTACCTGCCGCTGTCGGCGGTGCTGACCACCCAGGCCGTCTACGACGCCTTCCTCGGCGCCCCGGCGCGGGCCCGCACCTTCTTCCACGGCCACACCTACACCGGCAGCCCGCTGGCCGCGGCCGCCGCGCTGGCCAACCTGCGGCTGATGGCCGAGACGAACCTGGTGGACCGGGCCGCTCGGCTCGGCGACCGGCTCGGGGCCCGGCTGGCGCCGCTGGCCGAGCACCCCGGCGTCGTCGAGATCCGGCGGCTGGGAACCATGACCGGCGTCGAGGTCCGCCCGCGCGGCGAACGCACCGGCGTAAGGGTGTGCCGATTCGCCCGAAACAGAGGAGTGTGGATCCGCCCACTTGGGGATACCGTGATCCTTATGCCCCCCTTGGGTTTGGAAGACACACAGGTTGACATGCTCGTGGACGCGTTGGCCGGGGCGCTCGACGAGGTGTACCGGTGA
- a CDS encoding 8-amino-7-oxononanoate synthase codes for MIWQSTLDNKARLRRNAGLDRTLRVRAADDPLIDLAGNDYLGLARHPTVTAAAAEALAEYGLGAGGSRLVRGTTDAHVALENRLGELLGGAALVYSSGYLANLGAIRALCDASTMLVRDAHAHASLIDGCQLAGARLVTMPHNDIDALDRILAGHNRRSVVVVESVYSVDGDLAPLAELHRVCRAHGAILLVDEAHAVGVLGPGGAGASAASGLKAASDLVITATLSKALGSAGGVVAGPAELRRHLVDTGRTFIFDTAPPPAVAAGALAALELAAADDELRAEVSRRASAAAERLGVAAPAAGVVSVPASDPHAALEWARRCAEAGVAVGCFRPPSTPDGSSRLRLTVNAGIPVADFNNAIDVIERERP; via the coding sequence GTGATCTGGCAGTCCACCCTGGATAACAAGGCGAGACTGCGGCGAAACGCCGGTCTCGACCGCACGCTTCGGGTGCGCGCGGCGGACGATCCGCTCATCGACCTGGCCGGGAACGACTATCTCGGACTGGCCCGGCACCCGACGGTGACGGCTGCCGCCGCCGAGGCGCTGGCCGAGTATGGCCTGGGCGCGGGCGGTTCCCGGCTGGTGCGCGGCACCACCGACGCCCACGTCGCGCTCGAGAACCGGCTCGGGGAACTGCTCGGCGGTGCGGCCCTTGTGTACTCGTCGGGCTACCTGGCCAACCTCGGCGCCATCCGGGCGCTGTGCGACGCGTCCACGATGCTGGTGCGCGACGCGCACGCCCACGCCTCGCTCATCGACGGCTGCCAGTTGGCGGGCGCCCGGCTGGTCACCATGCCGCACAACGACATCGACGCACTCGACCGCATCCTCGCCGGGCATAACCGACGATCCGTGGTCGTGGTGGAGTCGGTGTACTCCGTGGACGGTGACCTGGCTCCACTCGCGGAACTGCACCGGGTGTGCCGCGCGCACGGCGCGATCCTGCTGGTGGACGAGGCACACGCCGTCGGCGTGCTGGGGCCCGGCGGCGCCGGAGCCTCCGCCGCGTCCGGACTGAAAGCCGCGTCCGACCTCGTCATCACCGCGACCCTGTCCAAGGCCCTGGGGTCGGCGGGCGGCGTGGTCGCCGGACCGGCCGAACTGCGCCGCCACCTCGTCGACACCGGCCGCACCTTCATCTTCGACACCGCGCCGCCGCCCGCCGTCGCCGCCGGGGCACTGGCGGCACTGGAACTGGCCGCCGCCGACGACGAACTGCGCGCCGAGGTGAGCCGTCGGGCGAGCGCCGCCGCCGAGCGGCTCGGCGTCGCGGCCCCGGCGGCGGGCGTGGTGTCGGTACCCGCGTCCGACCCGCACGCGGCACTGGAATGGGCGCGACGCTGCGCCGAGGCCGGGGTGGCGGTCGGCTGCTTCCGGCCACCATCCACACCAGACGGATCCTCCCGGTTGCGGCTCACCGTCAACGCCGGGATCCCCGTCGCGGACTTCAACAACGCCATCGATGTGATCGAAAGGGAGCGACCGTGA
- the bioD gene encoding dethiobiotin synthase — protein MILSSTGPVIVTGTDTGVGKTIATAALAVVARAAGKTVAVVKPVQTGDDDDAATIERLAEPDQVATLARFPDPMSPYAAARHRGLPQLPLAEVVEFVAALDKDLILIEGAGGLLVPMGTYSWTMAELCQQLNAPAVVVVRAGLGSINHTALTLEALRSRGILSSVIIGSWPRVPGPVEQANQIDLSDMSYGLAGIIPEGAGSLSPEEFRARASGWIQPS, from the coding sequence GTGATTCTGTCCTCGACCGGGCCGGTGATCGTCACCGGCACCGACACCGGAGTCGGCAAGACCATCGCCACCGCCGCGCTGGCGGTCGTGGCCCGGGCGGCGGGCAAGACGGTCGCGGTGGTGAAACCGGTGCAGACCGGCGACGACGATGACGCGGCGACGATCGAGAGACTGGCCGAACCCGACCAGGTCGCGACGCTGGCCCGGTTCCCCGACCCGATGTCGCCCTACGCCGCCGCCCGTCACCGGGGCCTGCCGCAGCTGCCACTGGCCGAAGTGGTCGAATTCGTCGCGGCCCTCGACAAGGACCTGATCCTCATCGAGGGCGCCGGTGGACTGCTCGTCCCGATGGGCACCTACAGCTGGACGATGGCCGAGTTGTGCCAGCAATTGAACGCCCCGGCCGTCGTGGTGGTCCGCGCCGGGCTCGGCTCGATCAACCACACCGCGCTGACGCTGGAGGCACTGCGGTCGCGGGGAATCCTGTCGTCGGTGATCATCGGCTCCTGGCCCCGGGTGCCCGGGCCGGTCGAGCAGGCCAACCAGATCGACCTGTCCGACATGTCCTACGGCCTGGCCGGGATCATCCCCGAGGGCGCCGGAAGCCTGTCGCCCGAGGAGTTCCGGGCCCGCGCCTCCGGCTGGATCCAGCCCTCCTGA